The Paenibacillus sp. 37 sequence TGGCTTCACTGCCTTTTCTGTTTGAGTAATGACCCTAGGCTAGAACAATCCGGTTCCCGAGAACCGCTTGGCGATAAAATTACTGGTGAAGATCAGGAAAACCGAGATTACCGACTGCATAAGGTCAATTGCTGTGGCAAAAGAGAACCGTCCCTGGGCTAGACCAACCGAAAATGCATATGTCTGGATAATCTGCGACTTCTCGTTGTTGAGCGGATTCCCCAGCAGCATCGACTGTTCGAAATTTGACCCTACCAATCCGCCTCCCAGAATACTACCGATGGTCAGAATGAGCACTACTATGCTGGCACTTTTGAGCCCCGGTAAGGTAATGTACAGAATTCGTTTAAGTCTGCCAGCCCCGTCAATCTCCGCTGCCTCATACAATGCTGGATCAATGCCAGCCAAAGCTGCCAGAAAAATAATTGTCCACCAGCCTGCCTCCTTCCAGATCGCAGTCATAACCGCCAAGCCATAGAACGAATCGGGATCGGTCAGGATTTGTACAGGTTCCTTGATGATATGCAGCGATAGCATCAACTCATTGAAAATTCCAAAACCGGATGAAAAGAAAGCGTATGCAATACCAGTCACTACAACCCAGGAAATGAAATGTGGCAGGTAGCTTACAGTCTGTACAAACCTTTTAAAAAATACATGTTTGACCTCGCTAAGCATAATCGCAAACAGGATCGGAATCGGATACGAAAAAATCACTTTCAGTACACTGAGTATTAACGTATTGCGCACCAGGCTTGGAAAGTTGTAATCGTTAATCAACTCTCTAAAATGCGACAATCCTGCCCAGGAACTGGTGAAGATACCTTCAATACCAGTAGAAATTTTGTAATTCTTGAAGGCGATGATAATGCCGAACATCGGAATGTAGCTGAAGACCAGCAAGAAAAGAATCCCAAGTCCTACGAACAAATGAAAGGGTAGCTGCTTGTGTAAACGTTTTAGAAATAGTTCTTCTTGAATGATGTCCACCTCCTTGACGGCTAATAGATTAACTCGCTTTCTAGGTTAAATTATAGGTTCCTCAAACCGTCATGAACACAGTTCATTTCCAATAATGAGATGTCCATTTTCAAGGTGTCACAGTTGGACTGGTCCTACAATTGAAACGCAACTGTAACCTCGGTACCTTCACTAAGTGTTAACTGAATATATTTCCCGCGTAAGTCCTGTTGTACATCCGCTTTACTTCCGTCGATCTTGGCTTGAGTCCAAGATAGTCCCACCCTTATTCGGATGGTATTTCCATTCTTGCTGGAACTCACTACTACATGCACCGTTTTGGCGGAAAGATTCCAGGATAATGCCTTGACTTCGACCCAGGTTCTCGCCATAAGCCCATGTATAGAACCCTTTGTCCAATCAGAAGGCAAAGCCGGAAGAATCTCTATTTCACCCGTATCCGAGAATAACAGCGCTTCATTAATGGCTCCTACAGTACCGAAAGAGGTATCCGTGCAATAACAATTGCATCTTCTGTTTGAATCATGATCTGTCATTAAGGAGCTGTAATAACCCGCATCCCTCATCATGGGAAGAAGTGCTGAGAGCACTCCGTCACCATTTTTCAGCCTAGCTTGAACTAGCGCCTTATGCATCCAACCATGCCCAGCGGTATCGTCGACAGTATTAAATCGATCTCTATTGTCAATCGCAATCTTTGCAGCCTGCTTTAACTCCGGATCGGTTTGTGTTTCATAGGCTGGCCATGCCACATAAAGATGGCTCAAATGTCGATGATTGTTATTTTCCGTATAATCACTCATAGCCCATTCGCGCAAAGCACCATCATAGTCATATTTATAATTTGGCAGCAACTCAAGCAATGCTGTCCACTTAGCTATGGCTTTTTCATAACCATCGCGCTTGACTGCCTTTTCCATGGAGATAACCATAGATAGACCATCCCGTGCAGCAGAAATGTCCATGGTGGCATTCGCCGTGATTGTGCTGTTATATCCGATGGGGTGATTCTCTGGAGAATATGTGGGAATAATTAGGTATTTCTCTCCTGAATTCAAAGTCTTTTTGTCAAACTGGTAGCATGCCTTGCCGTTGATGTCCGTGTAATATTCCGGTGTGCAGATCTGCTGCCAAAAGTTTGCCTGCTTGGTAAGCAAGGGAAGCAGAATATCTTCTGCAAGATCCAGATAGCCTTTGTCTAACAGCTGTGTGAACTCCTCATCGCTCATGCCTCCATCTTGTACACTCAGAATGGTCTGCAGTTCATGAATCCGCATATTATCATGAAGCGGTATCTTTTGGTTGCCGTAACACTGCCAGTATTCATAAATGGGCAGAAGGCACCAGCTTGCCCCCGCGTTCCAGTATTCGAACGGATAATCATTGTCATATTCCACATGCATCCCGCGATCGCCGTCAGAGTTAACGGAAACCTGCAGTGCATCGTGCATCCCGTACGCCATCCGCGCATTGTATTCAAAGTCGGGAGTATTTCTCAAGAAAAATATAATATATCCGAGCTGTGCTTGCGTTAAATGGCCTGTATTCATGGAAGCAACCTGCAGATTCACATTAGCATCAAGCGTATAAATACCCCGCCAGCCAGGATTCCACTCCCCGGTCCACATTCCATATAAGCGCGGTGCACTGGTACCGCTGCAGCAGATCATGGCATACCGTCCCTGGTTATACACCTGCTCCATAAAAGCATGATTGACTCTGTCCGGAGTTGATTTTTGCGTTGTGATCAAGGTCTGGTTGTCTGAATTTTTGTAGTGGTCGTCGCCATCAATACTGAAGCTCACTGCATTAAACTCTACTGAATGCTTCCTTGTATGGGCAGCGAGAGCTGCATCATAATTTAATTGACCGTCTGAAGCCAAATATTTTTGCACAACCGCGTTTATATCTTGATAGAGTTGGTCTACGATCTTATATTGTGTCATTTCAGCAAATTCTTCGATTCTTCCCATAGAGTGAGTTCTGCTTGAGCGCGTAATTAAATATACGGCATCAGCGTCCTTAATCTGAATTACCGGATTTGGTTCTCGCCCAACATTGATCAGTTCATGACTGCCAGCCATCAGCATTCTCTTCTTGGTTCCGTTTACAACAACAATCTGAGTCAATCCGGCATACCCGCCGTAAGCTAGTTCACTTCCCTGATACACCGGATAATGAGCAACCTGGGCGAGATAATTCGCACCGGAGTCCACCAGCTTCTTATATTGCAGCTCCCTCAGCTCGATGTGACCTTCGTTCGCTCCGCTTATTGTGGAGATGTCATCAATGGAGAGGGTTATATTAATTTTTGTGCCTGTAGAAGATGCTGTGATCTTGGTAAAAGTTACATTATCCTCACGGGACGTAAAGGATGTGCGGACCCATTCCCCATTCTCATCGCTGTAGCGTACCCCAGTCTCTGCTGTTTCATAATTCGTCCATCTCTCATAACCACTCAGACTTCCTTGGGAGGGTATACTGAATCGGAGTTGGTGTCCAGGATGGTAGCTATAATAGAAGGTTCTGATCCTTGTGGAACCGGTTTTATTCGTAACCTTCCATTTATCGTTCTGCTTAAAAACATTTTGTCTGGCATCAGTCAGTTGCTCCGTCAATTCTTCCGGAATCACTCTTGGATCCTTGGAAGGATAGTTAAAGAACATATTCTGAAAAATAAAACTGTCCGTATACGGCGAACCTGAAGTAATATATCCGTTCTCCCCGTTTCCGCTAACCATACCCTCCCGCCATGCATTTCCGGGATTAACAGAGGAAACTTCCGTGTAGGCGTTTGCATAATTTCCTTTCTTATACAAGCGTATTGTTTCCGGTAAACTGGTCATTAGGTCTCCTCCTGATCTGTTTGGGCTGCAATTATTAACATTACGTCGGATTTCAGTAATAATTATATCAATGGAGACTGGAATTCGTTATCCTTGGAGATGACAAGGAAGAGGGAAGCATGTCGTAATTTTACAAGGGGAGGGTTAGATCGCATGGAATTACCTAATATTAACATCGGAAATCTAGATATCAAACTGACTCTTGGCGCAGTAGTATTGAACGTATTGTATGTTAAGTTCGGGTATTTCCACAGTCCTATGCCTGAACACAGCCATAGCCAAGGAAGCTACGAACTGCATTTTATTCCAACCGGCCAAGGTATTCTGAATGCACAAGGAAACCGTTACGCAATCACGCCCGGCACGTTATTTGTAACCGGTCCAGATGTCGTTCACGAGCAGATTCCGGATCCAGAAGACCCGATGGCGGAATACTGCATTTTCTTTGAGATTTTGCCCGGAAATTCCATATATCCGAATGTCAAACGTTCCTTCGTAAGAGAGCAGTCTCTCCCCGAATTACTGGTATCCACCCCCTTCTGGATTGGGAAAGAGGATGGGAAAATGCTCGAATTGTTCAAAATGCTTGCTGAAGAGCTTTCCCTTCAACAAATCGGCGTCCATCATATGGCAACCAACATTCTTGAGATGATTGTAATTTGTTTGTTAAGACATTACAGCGAGAATCACACGACCATACCGTCCCTTCCCCTGAAGACTCTTGATGATAGCAGACTGCTTATGATTGAGAACAGCTTTTTATACCAATACAGCTCCATTAGCCTGCAACAGCTTGCTAACGAATTGGGGCTAAGCACAAGACAGACGGAACGAATGGTTCATAAGCAATACGGTATGTCCTTCAAAGATAAGAAGCTGCAAGCACGAATGGCTGCAGCTTCAAGGCTTCTACTCACAACGGAAACTTCCATCGGCCTAATCGCAGCACAAGTGGGTTTCGCAACACCGGAACAATTCAGTAATGTATTCAAAAAATATTTTGGGATGACAGCCACTAAATACAAAAGGAAGCGTTGAAACGAAGCTAAAACCATTTAGAATAAAGCCTACTTTGTTTACACTGGAGAATTCCGGATTGAGCAACGAAGCACTATGTGCTTCACGTTTACTTTTTATTGGATAACTTATCAAAAATAGCCATACTCAGCGTTAGCGTTGTGTTCGCATGTGAAATTACAACAGTCCCAAAATAGGCAGTACCTGCTGCCGAAATCGATGATGTACCTGCCTGGGTTCACATAGAACCGTTTACTGAAATGAAGGTTGTAACCACCACATTGCCTGTACGGGTTGTCATTCTTACATGACCTCTGCTCTAAATAATCAAATAAGTTAACTTCAGTACTACTAGAATGAAGCATATTCCTTAAAGTTCTACATTCCTCGGAAATGCTCTCTTCATAAGCATTCATAAGATCTAATAGCATTGATGATTCAACTCTAAAAAGTAATCAGGAAGATATTTTTGAATATTCTTTAAATTATCCATTACTTGGTCTATTTTCATAGTAAGTAATCTTACAAGATATACCCTGCGTTATTGAGAGCAAGTACATTTTCAACCGAAATGTTATCCTTCAGCCAAATACAGGTTACTAATTCCTGTTGTATTAATAGGAGTCTAGTAATAAGAGCATTCTTCTTTTTATCACCCGTGAAAAGTGATGTGTGGTGAATTTTTCACTATATCCCAGATCGTCTGCTAATATCATCGGTTTTGGAATTGCAAATTTAAGCTAACCTTGAGATAAATTCGATATGTGCTGTAAAAATTTTGTGCTAATGTTTCCTATATCTCGTAAAAAAATTTCTGTTGCGATATTATCACTTTTAAACAATGTCGTATCATAATAGAGGTATGTAGGATAAAGAGTACTTCCTTTGAGATTCCCATCTTCCAGTTTGTAGGCACTTATCCATTCCTTTAATCATTGAACTAACCTGCCCATTAGTTTAATGATTATGAACAAAATAACGATTAGATAAACACCTAATCGGCATAAGAACATCTTCTTGTCCACACGGTAATCGGTTCAAGTTCTTGTCTTTTTTACAACTACTACGATCTAGGCAATGTGTTCGTCCCTTGTTACAAAAGTATATTCCCCTTTCCATTAAGGCTATAGTTCCGGTTGAAATACTTTTGAGCATTGAAGCTGGTCTCTTGATCATTATCCAGCCATTAGTGCGTTAATTACTCAATAGAGACCACCACTTCCACTTAGATAGTTTCTAACCGGAAATGGGAACATGTTCTTGTCCCTCTCGGCAATCGGTAGAAGTTCTTGTCCTCAACTGCCAGTTTCAGTCTGATATTTCGCTTTTTTAATGTCTAGCCGATCGTGTTTAACCTCTCATCTTGTCAGTTTTCCTTTGAACATTGTTATGTATTATGGTATTTAATGAAGTTGTAAATGCGTGTGCTTAATGTTTAGATATACACCTAATCGGCAATCGGACTATGTTCTTGTCCTTGGATCGGGACAAGAACTTGTACCGATAAAATAAAAAAGCCGCTATATTAGCGACTTCAAAGGGACTATGTTCTTGTCCCTCGACAACGGTCAAAGCAAGAACATTGTTCCTTAGGCTTAAGTTCCTCTTTCTGACCTTCTTAACAAGAACAAACAAAAAAACGTTAATCAATTTTACCACGAAGATTAACGTTTTTAAAAATTCAATTTTTTCACATATGCTTCAACTGATTTTTGGAGTTTAATAAGATCCATATCTGGTTTGCTTCCTCTGACCATCAGTGCAACTGTATGATTTTCACTCCGTTGACATTTTAAAATAAGGCCCTAAGTCAATATCGTAATTTTTCCCGTCTAAAGGTTTAATACCAGTCTTCATCGCATAACTACCCTGATTAAAGGTTGTATAGGACTTAGCAGCTGCAGGCATTTTTTCTGATAGACGTTCAATAATGATATCTCGTTTTTCTTTAAGGATGGTTGACTCGTCGCTTAATTTAATTGAATCATGAAAATCTTCGAATTGACTTTGGTTATGTGGCACAAAACTTCATCCTCTCATTCATAACTAATAGAGAAAACTATATTGGTGAATTATGTTATTTCCTAGCTCTTCGTAAACTTTAATTTTAAGAGACTTTTGTCACTATTTTTCAAAAGTTGGGGCCAATCTCATTTTTAATGCTAATCCAACAGTTGGAAAAAGTCAACTTTTTTTTACGAACACTTGATCCTGTTGTATCCTTATGTTGTGTTATGTTTAACATTAAAGTACTACATGTTGAAATTAATTATTTATAAATTTCCATATAGTTTTCGCCTTGGAAAGTGTTGAGATCAATAAACTGGAGATCTCGAATTATCTTAAATCATTTTTACCTATACTTGGTCAAATCAATAAAAAAGGAAGTCTTGATGATATTTTAAGACCTATAAAGTTACTCTTGGTAAAACTGAGCGGATGAAGGGAGTTATGTTCGTCGCAATTTCAGTTGACTTGTACCGAAGACTCCAGCATCAAACGTGACGACTTCCATCTCCTGATCACTTGTAAACTCCGATTGGTGCAGTCCAAGCTTTAGAATCGGTTCAACTGCACTTTTCGCTCCAACTTTAACGCAGACGCCAGGGAGCTTACGGCAACTTTCAACACGATAATCACCGGCAATAGTCGATACACCGATCAGTGCGGTCATACTCAAGTAACTCCCTTGTTTGTCCATATGATCCGGAATGAATGAGTCGGCAAAGCATGATTTTTTGTACCGCTACTGAACATCCAGTCTAATATTGTTAATGCATTAGAGAGTGAAAGGCTACCTGACTGCCCGACGGAAATGGGCATAACCTCACTTAGCCCTAGTTCTTGTCTCAATTTAACACTGCCATTAACACCGGTTTCCAAGTCCGTCTGATGACAGTGACAGAGCAAGTCAATTCCTTCGGTCCAATGCCCATTCGTTTCGATTAAATTCGTTATCCGCACCCATGGCATTTCTACTCCCACAGCAGCCTCTGCGTGATGAATTGTCAAATACATAGCTCGTTTACCTCCTTGACATACCGATGAATAGCACAACCGTAATAGCCACCGAAGCCAACGGAAATCGTCATATAAATGTCGCCATGCTTTAATAAGCCTGTAGCAAGTCACTCCTTCCTTGCATCCTTTATTCTCGAGCACGCTGTTCGTGAGCTATAACAACTGCTTGTCCGTCTTCCACATCTCCATCATTTGGCCCACGGTATCATCCATTCCATCGAAATGCCCAGGGCAACATTCAGGTTCTTCTCCGGCGGTTCCTTTGATAAACAATCACGTCCGAAGCCGATCTGTTCAACTTTCATCCTTGTACCGCTGGAAGAACCATCTGCGGTTGAATTAGAACCAGAAATAAATTGCATTGTGTTAATTTTTTATGAACTTAATAGTTTTTTTTTTATATATGAATACTAGAAAAAGAACAAATCAACCCCACAAAATGGCTCGCGAAAGGACGAAGTACATTGACCTTACTTTCCAGAGAAGAAAGAGCATCGCAACAGACTCAGGAGCAATCCGCACTAAACCGTTATCTAAAAAGAATGTCGATTCGGGAACAACATTTAATGGACTTGCAAACAAAAACCCCCTTCGAGGTAGATACTCCAGAACGGGTAGCATTTCGTGAAAATTTGATTCAAAGGGAGTATCCCATTTCTAAAAAACAGATATTTTTAGTAAACGATATCATGCCTTTTAAATACTTGGCAAAAGGAACGGCGGCTGGTAAATCCGTATGTCGCATTGTTATAAGAGGAGATGGCGGAGGTATCTTGGGACATGGTTCCGGATTTTTGGTCACACCAAACCTGCTCTTAACCAACAACCATGTTCTGGAAAATTTTGAAACAGCAAGCATAAGCTCGGCCCAATTTGATTATGAATAGGGTATTGAATTCCAGGAATTCCAATTAGCACCTGATGTTTTCTTCATGACCGATGCACAACTCGACTTCACTTTGGTTGCCGTTCAAGAGCAATCAACAACAGGCAAACATATCAGGGACTACGGATACTTGCCATTGGTAAAACAAACAGGGAAAATTCTCATTGGAGAATATGTCTCAGTCTTTACGCATATCACATAGTGCTGTTATTGAGCTAATGTCAATTTATATGATCTCTTGACTTAAAAAAAATAGCCCGCTATGCGAGCGAGCTTGATAATCATCTTCATTGAGTTAAAGAACATAAGGAGTTGCCTCTACACTTTTATTGTAATTACTGGACTACCCGCAGAAATATTTTGTGCCCCCATCCGACTTACTGACACATAATTGTCAGAGTTCGTTATGATCAGCGGAGTAATCAATTCAAAACCTCTTTCTTTAATTTTCGCCAAATCTACTTCCATCAGGACATCACCGACATTCACCAAATCACCTTCTTGGACTTTGAGAGAGAAGCCCTCGCCTTTCAGTTTGACCGTATCAAGGCCAACATGGATCAGAACCTCCACACCATCGTTGGCAATGACTGCAATCGCATGTCTTGATTTGGTTATCGTGGTAACTACACCTTCAACAGGAGATACAATCGTTCCGTTTGAAGGGATAATTGCAATTCCTTTGCCCATCGCTTCACTAGAGAACGCCTCATCTGCAACACTTGCAAGGTCAACAACCTC is a genomic window containing:
- a CDS encoding ABC transporter permease, with translation MDIIQEELFLKRLHKQLPFHLFVGLGILFLLVFSYIPMFGIIIAFKNYKISTGIEGIFTSSWAGLSHFRELINDYNFPSLVRNTLILSVLKVIFSYPIPILFAIMLSEVKHVFFKRFVQTVSYLPHFISWVVVTGIAYAFFSSGFGIFNELMLSLHIIKEPVQILTDPDSFYGLAVMTAIWKEAGWWTIIFLAALAGIDPALYEAAEIDGAGRLKRILYITLPGLKSASIVVLILTIGSILGGGLVGSNFEQSMLLGNPLNNEKSQIIQTYAFSVGLAQGRFSFATAIDLMQSVISVFLIFTSNFIAKRFSGTGLF
- a CDS encoding glycosyl hydrolase family 95 catalytic domain-containing protein; the encoded protein is MTSLPETIRLYKKGNYANAYTEVSSVNPGNAWREGMVSGNGENGYITSGSPYTDSFIFQNMFFNYPSKDPRVIPEELTEQLTDARQNVFKQNDKWKVTNKTGSTRIRTFYYSYHPGHQLRFSIPSQGSLSGYERWTNYETAETGVRYSDENGEWVRTSFTSREDNVTFTKITASSTGTKINITLSIDDISTISGANEGHIELRELQYKKLVDSGANYLAQVAHYPVYQGSELAYGGYAGLTQIVVVNGTKKRMLMAGSHELINVGREPNPVIQIKDADAVYLITRSSRTHSMGRIEEFAEMTQYKIVDQLYQDINAVVQKYLASDGQLNYDAALAAHTRKHSVEFNAVSFSIDGDDHYKNSDNQTLITTQKSTPDRVNHAFMEQVYNQGRYAMICCSGTSAPRLYGMWTGEWNPGWRGIYTLDANVNLQVASMNTGHLTQAQLGYIIFFLRNTPDFEYNARMAYGMHDALQVSVNSDGDRGMHVEYDNDYPFEYWNAGASWCLLPIYEYWQCYGNQKIPLHDNMRIHELQTILSVQDGGMSDEEFTQLLDKGYLDLAEDILLPLLTKQANFWQQICTPEYYTDINGKACYQFDKKTLNSGEKYLIIPTYSPENHPIGYNSTITANATMDISAARDGLSMVISMEKAVKRDGYEKAIAKWTALLELLPNYKYDYDGALREWAMSDYTENNNHRHLSHLYVAWPAYETQTDPELKQAAKIAIDNRDRFNTVDDTAGHGWMHKALVQARLKNGDGVLSALLPMMRDAGYYSSLMTDHDSNRRCNCYCTDTSFGTVGAINEALLFSDTGEIEILPALPSDWTKGSIHGLMARTWVEVKALSWNLSAKTVHVVVSSSKNGNTIRIRVGLSWTQAKIDGSKADVQQDLRGKYIQLTLSEGTEVTVAFQL
- a CDS encoding cyclic GMP-AMP synthase DncV-like nucleotidyltransferase codes for the protein MPHNQSQFEDFHDSIKLSDESTILKEKRDIIIERLSEKMPAAAKSYTTFNQGSYAMKTGIKPLDGKNYDIDLGPYFKMSTE
- a CDS encoding AraC family transcriptional regulator; the protein is MELPNINIGNLDIKLTLGAVVLNVLYVKFGYFHSPMPEHSHSQGSYELHFIPTGQGILNAQGNRYAITPGTLFVTGPDVVHEQIPDPEDPMAEYCIFFEILPGNSIYPNVKRSFVREQSLPELLVSTPFWIGKEDGKMLELFKMLAEELSLQQIGVHHMATNILEMIVICLLRHYSENHTTIPSLPLKTLDDSRLLMIENSFLYQYSSISLQQLANELGLSTRQTERMVHKQYGMSFKDKKLQARMAAASRLLLTTETSIGLIAAQVGFATPEQFSNVFKKYFGMTATKYKRKR